In Oncorhynchus clarkii lewisi isolate Uvic-CL-2024 chromosome 2, UVic_Ocla_1.0, whole genome shotgun sequence, one DNA window encodes the following:
- the LOC139374723 gene encoding olfactomedin-like protein 3: MYTWMLTLLVLSLGLGHAQRSTQEAFMMQYFERRIAQLEERLIKCEQNTQQVDQKIYDLSTKVRGQLASMEVHRTEVKTQVDNVAMRVERVERDVEYLENKTPNQPHIEVEEALMEQQMKDTKKKIVKITLGTDCNIALTGVKSLKIVKKAGDVYGSWLKDPTKGSAKIYFFSGNKNNTVLEFKSLKTFTEGRLAQAHPIELPFPWQGTGHVVYNGFLYYHRADTPNQILKVHLLNRTVADSMLLPGVGRLPTYALTTHTFLDLAVDELGLWVIYSDPEFGGNLVITKLDKSSLAVEHTWDTTCTSRDAESAFMICGTLYVVYNSRYGGRSSIQCLYDIHDTIHSEESSVLFFPKRYTNHYSMHYHPKDKQLYAWDDGYQTIYKVDLKSKAEV; the protein is encoded by the exons ATGTATACCTGGATGTTGACACTGCTCGTCCTGAGCCTGGGGTTGGGGCATGCTCAGAGGTCCACCCAGGAAGCCTTCATGATGCAGTATTTTGAGAGGAGGATTGCCCAACTTGAG GAGCGTCTGATCAAATGTGAGCAGAACACCCAGCAGGTGGACCAGAAGATCTATGACCTGTCTACAAAGGTGCGTGGCCAGCTGGCTAGCATGGAGGTGCACCGAACGGAGGTAAAGACTCAGGTGGATAATGTAGCCATGCGGGTGGAGCGAGTGGAGAGGGACGTGGAGTACCTGGAGAATAAGACCCCTAACCAGCCCCACATCGAGGTAGAGGAGGCCCTGATGGAACAGCAGATGAAAGACACCAAGAAGAAAATAGTAAAGATCACACTGGGGACAG ACTGCAACATAGCTCTCACTGGTGTGAAGTCTCTGAAGATAGTGAAGAAAGCAGGGGATGTCTATGGATCCTGGCTGAAAGACCCTACTAAGGGCTCTGCCAAAATCTATTTCTTCAGCGGGAATAAGAACAACACCGTACTGGAGTTTAAATCCTTGAAGACCTTCACTGAGGGAAGGCTCGCCCAGGCTCATCCAATTGAGCTCCCCTTTCCCTGGCAGGGAACTGGCCATGTGGTCTACAATGGCTTTCTGTACTATCACAGGGCAGACACACCCAACCAGATCTTAAAGGTGCATCTCCTCAACCGCACTGTGGCCGACAGTATGCTGCTGCCCGGGGTTGGCCGCCTGCCTACCTACGCCCTCACCACGCACACCTTCCTGGACCTGGCTGTGGACGAACTGGGCCTGTGGGTCATCTACTCTGACCCAGAGTTTGGGGGCAACCTGGTGATCACCAAGCTGGACAAGAGCAGCCTGGCTGTGGAGCACACCTGGGACACCACCTGTACGAGCCGTGACGCAGAGTCAGCATTCATGATCTGTGGAACGCTGTACGTGGTGTATAACTCCCGCTACGGAGGGCGCTCCAGCATTCAGTGCCTGTACGATATCCACGACACCATCCACAGTGAGGAGAGCTCTGTGCTGTTCTTTCCTAAGCGCTACACCAACCACTACAGTATGCATTACCACCCCAAGGACAAGCAGCTGTATGCCTGGGACGACGGCTACCAGACCATCTACAAAGTGGACCTCAAGAGCAAGGCTGAAGTCTGA